Part of the Triticum aestivum cultivar Chinese Spring chromosome 4D, IWGSC CS RefSeq v2.1, whole genome shotgun sequence genome is shown below.
ATACAATGATTTTTGTCAGATACATGTTTTATTACTACTTTTTTTCATAAAGATCATGCATTTTTCATATACATTTGAACCATTAATTTTTATTCGTTTACCATTTTGAAAATTcatgtttaatattttttgcaAACTCATGTTTTGCACTTTGTTTTCGAATACATGTTATACATTGTTTTTTCAAATATGCATTGATATTTTTCAAATGCTATCAACAATTTTTTTAAAGTGGCACAATTTGTTTTTAAAACATAAGTAAGTTTTATTGGAATATATGTATTTTAGAATTTTGTGAAATgttaaacaaaagtaaaaaaaaggaaaaataagggGGGAAATGAAACAGAGTGTATAAATGCACAAACCTGCTACTGAGAGTCTGAGACATAGTGGTGCCCGCGAGGTGGAGCTAAGTCTCGCTCTAAGCGAGATATAGTTCCCCTGGCATAAAAGAGCGACGTAGCCTGCTACTTGGAAGAATTCCAGCAAAGCCGAGTGGCAACGTTATGTACACCCCCCGTGGGTCAGCCATCTGGGCACCTCCTGTGCGAACATTCATTCACTTTGAGCAATTTTCTTTCGCATAGGTTCCCCTTCTTTTGGAAAACCTGTTGGTAGAAATTATAGACTTCCAAAATAACATAAATTGGAAGTAAAAAATGATCACAAAATTATTagtttgcattatttattttttcttcaatTTTAGATAGTATTATTGTTTTTTTAAAAATGTCCATGAACTTTAACTAGTGATCTCAATTGTCTTTTAAAAATCTATGAAATTTAAAATGTTCATATGTTCTTAAAAAAATTACGAATTGAGAAAAAGTTAAACTGAAATATGTTAGGACATATATTAAAATATTAATGTATTTTCAAAACTTGATTTAGAATTTTAATAATCATGAAAAAATTATAGGTAATTGTTAAAAAGtaatcattaatttttaaaaacataaaaatagaCAAGAGGAAGAAACCAAAGAAAACTGGCTAAAGAAAACAAGGAAAAATATACTAGAAAACAAAAAACCTGAAGAAGAAAACTAACAAAAGGAAACAAGGGAAAAGATCACACCAAGAACGGAAAGGTAACTGCTCATCGCTCGCTCGCTTCTGTTAGTTGGATCAGCCCACGAGTGCGTGAAATATGTAACACTAACTTGTCGGACCAGGTTCATGTCGGCAAGGTCTGAGAGTGATCTAATGCATTTTTGTGTCGTTCTTGAGCCTCCATTGAGGCACATGTGCCACACAAGCAGGGTGTGATGGATTGACCAAGACGGCTGGCCCAAGCCCAATACGATTCGAGGCTTGACATAACCATGCACTGCTGACCCGACCCAGCGCAAGTCCCAATTCTAGCTCTTCTTCGCAACAACTATTCTCCTCTCTGACTCACATGTGTCAACCCATTACTATACCATGTGTCCTCTTGTTGTCACCATGAAAGCAACCACCATAAAAAGACTACACCAACATAATTTTGAGCCATGTGTTCCCCACTTGTTGATTCATTACCTTTGCCGGTAGAACGAAATCAGAAATTAAATACCAGTTTGTTACCTCAGCCCATCCCTCACATCGCCCCCCAAGGGACACTCGGGGGAAACTAGGTTTTCTCCATGTCATTGTGCCCTTCTCTCCCTTTGCCATCGTTGTCACCCAAATAGCTACCAGGAATCTCGCACATAGCCACCAAGGGTGACGGCGAGGTCTTCGGCCGTTCCTCTTCTCAGGCAAGGACCCAGGGATCAGAGGCAGCGGACTCGGTGGTGAGGGTTGCACCCTTCCGGTGGCAGAGGGCATTTGCTATAATGTCGACTTCCGTCTCCTCTCTATTGTGACCACAGAGAGGCTGGGTGGGAGTTGAGCTGGGAGCTATGTCTGGGGAAAATTTTGGACGATGGTGATGACCATTGATGTCTAAGACGTTTAGGGTGCCATATCCTCCCTTGGAGACAACTTTGAGATGCAtgccctctctcctccttcccctgtGCTCGGGTGAAAACCCTAAATCCTTGGGATTTGTCGGTAGCGCTGCTGCTACATCGTCCGCTCCTCCAAGGCACCATCTTATTGTGGGGTGATGTATGTGCAATTGTGAACTCGTAGGTTCCTTCGGGGGCTTGATTTGAATTTCGTGGGGCATAGTACCAATAAAAATTTGGTTCCTCCTCAGACGATGTGCTCTTCTCCCCCTAGTGGTCTAGATTGCCTGACGGCACAATACCCTTGAGCCTAGGGAGAGAGGATCGGGTTCCCTCTCCGGCGATAGCAACATAGTAGTGGGGATGAGTGCCAGCGATTCTGGCTAGCTCTGGCGTGGCTTCATGAATTTGTTACTCAATTTTTTGGCTGTGTCATCGGTGGCGATCTTGTTCTATTGCACGCATCCTCAGTGTGATTTGCTTTGTGGGCGATGACGATTGTGCTCTCTTTGTGTGGCGAGGTGGTCATGCTTGATGTTGCATATCCTTGGTAGCTAGTCTAATATCCGTGCGTGCTCTTGGGTGAGCTGTTCTACCTTGCCGCATGCGAGGCCCTTTGAACTAGGGTGAGAAGAAATGGATCTTCTTCGATGGTGGGGTGGAAGGAAAACGTCTCACCAAATGGGAGCGGACCAAGGCATGATCTTCTTCTGATGGCATGACTTCCCCTCAAGACTTCATCTATCCCTCTGGTTCCACCGCATTGGTGGTCGAGGCTTAGACATTGTTCCTTTTGCTTTCCTGTTCGTAGTCTATTAGCTTTCCTCTAGCAGTTTTTATCTGTCGCGTGGGATTACATCCCCTATTTCCTATCTTTTGGTTGAGAATTGTGATTGGCTCTCGCCTCCGGGTCCGGCCCCTGTTCTACAAAAAACTAtttaggccaactccaacacacgaCCCCAAATGGTTCGGCTGCAtccgtttgggggggggggggggtaaatggaCAGAACCGGCCACCCAACGCACGGGAGCAAATGGACCGTTGTCCGTTTGGTCCGCTTTCCACCCATTCCCGGCCCAAAGCTGGGCCACGTTTGTGGCCGAACGAACACGCGCGGACGGGCGCGACGCACGCCCTAGTCCCCCTGGCTTGCCCGTTGGGGACACATCCACTTTTATCTTCCCCTTCTCTTCCCTCCGACCAACGCCCTCCGCCCCCGTtgtcgtctgatacgtctccaacgtatctataatttttttattgttccatgctgttatattatcattcttggatgttttacaatcattttatagcaactttatatcattttttgggactaacctattgacacagtgcccagtgccagttcctattttttccttgtgttttacttcgcagaaaatcaataccaaacgaagtccaaacgcagcaaaactttttggagaatttttctggaccagaaggaacacgatgggccgaagaagtaccagagggaggctccgaggggagcacaacccacctgggtgcgcctgggggcccaggcacgccctggttggttgagcccacctcggccgcctcccgcaccgactcttcgctctataaataccccgaaaattcaaaaaccctaggggagtcgatgaaacacaattccagttgCCGCAAGTTTCacaatcaccagatccaatctagacaccatcacggaggggttcatcatccttattggtgtctctccgatgacgcatgagtagttcattgtagaccttcaggtccatagttagtagctagatggcttcctctctctctctctctctctctctctctctctcttctgattctcaatacaatggtctcttggagatctatttgatgtaactctttttgcggtgtgtttgttgggattcgatgaactttgattttatgataagatctattttatccatgaaagttatctgagtcttcttttgatctcttaatatgcatgattatttatggcctcgtatttcttctttgaatctttggtttagttaggacgactagattgatttttcttgccattggaagaggtgctttgtgattggTTCGGTCGTGCGGGGTTCTTTCCCAGTGActgaaggggcagcaagacacgtattgattgtTGCCATtatggataacaagatggtgtctatacctacatgaatagatcttgtctacatcatatcatcgttcttattgcattactccgtttttccatgaacttagtacactagatgcatgctggatagcggtcgatgtgtggagtaatattagtagattgcaggcaggagtcggtgtactaatcttggacgtgatacctatatattggtcattacctggatatcgtcatgattatttgaacttctatcaattgcccaacagtaatttatttacccgcCGTATTGctatctttcttgagagaagccactagtgaaatctacggcccccggatctattctttatcatatttgctttccgatctattatttgccacttttattttcaaatctattatttcaaaaaccaaaaaaataccttgttgaattttttttgttatttattttatttcgcgttttcGCGAGATCTaattatccaatctactacaaaccaatctatcttttacccgggagggattgacaacccctcttacatgtTGTGTTGCAAGTATTTattttttgtgtgcaggtaccgtttacatagtgttgcttggttctcctactgatttGATAACCCTaatctcatcattgagggaaatacctaccgtagttgtgctgcatcatcccttcctcttcagggaaaatacTGATGCGGACATCAGCCATCATCGCGGCCGCCACCCCCGTTCCTGGCCGCGTTGCCTTCCATCAAGGCCGTCCACTCCACAACCACGCCATGTGATAGCCGCCCCACGCCCGCGTTTCGGTAGAGTTTTATGTCGGTGTTCATGGTTCCTTGTTGCCGGTGGGAGAGAAGCTACGGCCGTCGGCGCTGACCGCCGACCCCAACAACTTCCGGCAGACGCTGCATTTGCCGCCGGGAGCCCACCCCACCAACACCAACCTTGCTTCGCTTCATCGACTTGCTCTTTTCGGCCACGGCTCCACCACAAATGCAAGGTTTTCGACGCGTTTCTCACAAGGTATCATGGATAGGGGGGATGATTTTTTCTTTCACAACTACATTTGTTCATCGGATGATTCGTCCTCGGATGATGAAGAGATTGTGGTGGCTGCATGGTCGTCCCCAACCACCTTAATAGGAAGTGGCCTCGGTTTAGAGGATCAATCCCCGGCCATGTTCCGCCTTGAATCGCAATAGGGAGAGAGGCCACACCcttctctatgccgattactttgagAATAACGCTCTCTTCAAACCACACAAATTTCGACGCCGCTTCCGTATGGCaagacatgtgttcaatcgtattcgGGAGAGAGTGGTAGCATATGACCCATACTTTGAGTGCAAAGAGAATTCCCTTGGCAAGCTTGGCTTCTCTTCTTACCAAAAATGCACTGTGGCTattcgcatgcttgcatatggaatttcgGGTCATCTTGTGGATGAGTATGTTcgtatgagtgagtccacatgtcttCTCTCGATGTATAGTTTCTACAAggccgtggtggcagtgtttggccctgagtacctgAGAGAGTCAACTGCCGCTGATTCAGAGAGGTTGTTGGCGATCAATGCCGAGAGGGGCTTTTCGGGCATGCTTGAACTGTCCATTTCCTTGGCAGGGGCAATACAAGGGGCATGTGAATGCTACTGTCATACTTGAAGCGGTGGCTTCATAAGATCTGTgaatatggcattctttcttcggaatggctggttctcacaatgatatcagtATTCTTCAACGTTCTCCAGTGTTTGccaggcttgcagaaggccactgcCCGGAGGTCAATtttgagatcaatggccaccagtacaacaagggatattACCTTGCTGATGGTATCTATCCAGAGTGGTCCACTCTTGTGAAGACCATACCCAATCCACAAGAAGAGAAGAGACAGATGTTTTCCTAAATGcaggagagtgctaggaaggatgtggagcgtgctTTCGGTGTGCTTCAGTCTTGATGGGGTATCGTTCGTAACCCTGCATTGACATGGAGCACTCAGAAgatttgggaggtgatgactgctagTGTGATCATGTACAACATGATCGTGAAGGATGAGCGTGATGATAGCATCTAACGAACAAGGGTTTGATTTTCATGGCGAAAATGTTGAGCATGAGCAGCCACCTCCTGCAACCTTCGAACAGTTTATTCATTTTTATCGTGAATGGCGTGATTGGCATACTCATGTCCAGCTCCAGAATAACTTGGTTGAGCACATGTGGACTCACATTCACAACTAGTAGATCTACCAGTTACTTTTCATGCAAATAAATTTTGATTGGGTTGTAAAGACTATTTCATAGTATTGTTTTTATTTCAATTGGGTTGTAAGATATTTCAGATGTGAAACTATTTGCTATGTTTGATTTGAACTATTTACTATGATTCATTTTAGTATGCTTGTGTTGGACGCACGGACGAGATGCGACCGAAATGTGTGCACAGCCGTCACATCTAAAAGTCCGGGCGGACGCGGCCCCATTGTCACCCCCAAACGGATgaaaaacggacgaaacagacgtCCGGTTGGGgttgtgcgttggagttggccttggTTTTCAAGCAGCCGATAAATCTAAAAATTGGAAATAGCGTAGCTGTTAAAGATCTCTCACAATCAAACAAAGAAATGAACAAAAGAATTGTCCTTTGACACAGCTGTGCGGTGGTCACGGGAAATGGCAACATATAGCGGCGCACCGGGTATGGCCGAGAGTGTCGGCAACGACTAGATTGCAGGAGAGCTAaacagcggcgacggcggcggcggcaagatgGACAAGTGACAAGCCGACAGAGAGAGCGACGAGGCAAAGAGGCGCCAGATACATGCACTTGCGACTTGCGATTGCGAGCATGTCGTCCAACTCCAACGCATGTGTGCAAGTACAGAGCACCGGCGCCTCAACGGCCAGACTTGACAACACTCTGCTGCGTCGGGAGATACTCACGTAAGACGTAACGTCAGCCTCCACTCTCGCCGGACGAACATTCTTTTCCCACACTGAAAAGACGGGAGAGGCTAAAACCAGCCGCAACTATTTCAAAAGAGGAGCACCCGAATAGGCAAATCATCCAGAATCTCGACCCTAGATGGTGCACTTGTCTACCGCGCGAGCAACGCTGGAATATATATATGCACCACCCCTGCTGATCGATAGCGTGCGCACATCTCAGCCAGCTAGAGAAGGGATGTCTGGTTCCGGCTCGGGCTCCGGCGTGTGGGTGTTCAAGAACGGCGTGATGCAGCTGCAGCCGGAGCAGCCGGCGGCGGGCCGGAAGGCGCTGCTCTACGTGCCCACCGGCGAGAAGATGACGTCGCTGGAGCTACTGGAACGCCGCCTGGGAGCGCACGGCTGGGAGCGCTACTACGAGAACCGCGACATCGTGCAGCTCCACCGCCGCGACGGCGGCATCGACCTCATCTCCCTCCCGCGGGACTTCACCAAGTTCCGCTCCACCCACATGTACGACGTCGTCCTCAAGAACCGCGACAGCTTCAAGGTCGTCGACGTCCCAAGTTAATTGACCCACTACACTCCATCATCAACGTCGCCTTCGATCTCTTATGCGACTATATGTGTGTGTGCTATACATACTCCACTCCTAAGTACTTTTGTATTTGCTTAAGGCGTGAAATCAGGGCGGAACGCATCAAGGCATGCATGCATTACGTCTGTGCCGTAGTAAATTGCAATTGTACGCGTGTGCATGGTTTGTAGAAGGGTAGAGAGGGAGATGGTGGAATTGTTGATGCATTGTTTGAGCATCGTGGGCATATATTATATTGTAGTACAATGACCAACTTAAAGTATAAGACAAAATAGAATAAAATCCTACATTATCCTATCTTTCCTAATAATTATAATACTCAACATGGTTGTGGGCTTGAAGGGTGACAGCCTTCGTTAGCTAGCTGTTGCACATTTGATGGTCATATTCAGACAACAAATTATATTGACAATTTTAAATTATATTTCAACCATGACTTAAACTAATAAAATATAAATTATACATAGCAAAAGTAATATCATTGAACACTTTGAACGAGTCAAataatataatttttggtgacatgtatTAACATTTTTCTAGCCAAATATGTGGTCAAATTTTGACCCAAAATATGATGAGACTAATAAACCCGGATGCAGGCAGTATTTATTAGAGTTCAACAGTATATCAATCTTCAACATtaaagtatgacaaaaaaaattataACAAGCCATAACTGGTACACATAAGGATATATGCCTACATACACAGCCTATTGTTGGACTGTCATTCAAACCGGATGTACGTATCCCCTGCTACCACATATCATACTTTTGCTGATCATGTGTCCGCCTATTTGCATATACGTTGATCAAATGGTTAATTATCTCTAACTATATCTATGTTTATGCAATGCGGATTAAATAGTTATTCAGTT
Proteins encoded:
- the LOC123100605 gene encoding flowering-promoting factor 1-like protein 5; translated protein: MVHLSTARATLEYIYAPPLLIDSVRTSQPAREGMSGSGSGSGVWVFKNGVMQLQPEQPAAGRKALLYVPTGEKMTSLELLERRLGAHGWERYYENRDIVQLHRRDGGIDLISLPRDFTKFRSTHMYDVVLKNRDSFKVVDVPS